One genomic window of Desmospora activa DSM 45169 includes the following:
- a CDS encoding site-specific integrase translates to MKGYFRKRGKTWSFTLDIGKDAQSKRKQKTKGGFKTKKDAERACNELINQINRGEYFEPTQATLKEFLHEWLESSAKPSLRPGTLDTHQIVIGKHIIPELGNIKLTNLTPVHIQKFYSNKLAADLSAEYVRYMHSILRNSLGQAVKWQMISKNPAELVTPPKITGKEKTTWTIEEANQFLRYVAENDERFFISYLLAIHTGMRQGEILGLRWKDCDLDNNRLSVIQTLCRTSKGLIFQEPKTKGSKRVIALTDEIVATLKKYKATQNRHKLLLGTAYEDHDLLVCTLEGKPIHPRNLQRHFHRMIQQAEVPKIRFHDLRHTHASIMLQLGEHPKIVSERLGHSRTSITLDIYSHVIPNLQAEAAKKFGDAMKGKDQRKSNE, encoded by the coding sequence GTGAAAGGATATTTCCGAAAGCGGGGAAAGACTTGGTCCTTTACCCTGGACATAGGGAAGGATGCCCAAAGTAAGCGAAAACAAAAGACTAAGGGTGGGTTTAAGACCAAGAAGGATGCAGAACGGGCATGCAATGAACTTATCAATCAAATCAACCGGGGAGAATACTTTGAACCAACTCAAGCCACTTTAAAGGAGTTTCTTCACGAGTGGCTTGAGTCTTCCGCCAAGCCATCTTTACGCCCCGGGACATTGGATACCCATCAAATCGTGATCGGTAAACACATTATCCCTGAACTGGGTAACATCAAGTTAACCAACTTGACCCCTGTTCACATTCAGAAATTTTATTCCAATAAGCTAGCAGCCGACTTGTCTGCTGAGTATGTCCGGTATATGCACTCCATACTCCGTAACTCATTGGGTCAAGCTGTTAAGTGGCAAATGATATCTAAGAATCCTGCGGAGTTGGTGACGCCACCGAAAATAACCGGGAAAGAAAAAACTACCTGGACGATCGAGGAAGCGAATCAGTTTCTCCGATACGTCGCAGAAAATGACGAACGTTTTTTCATTTCCTACCTCTTGGCGATCCACACCGGCATGAGGCAAGGAGAAATCCTGGGACTCCGGTGGAAAGATTGCGATCTGGATAATAACAGACTCAGTGTTATTCAAACATTATGCCGAACAAGCAAAGGACTTATTTTTCAAGAACCAAAGACCAAAGGTTCAAAACGCGTCATCGCCTTAACGGATGAGATCGTTGCCACCTTAAAAAAGTATAAAGCAACGCAAAACAGACATAAGCTTCTGCTCGGCACTGCTTACGAAGATCATGATCTTTTGGTCTGTACACTCGAGGGGAAACCAATTCACCCCCGAAACCTGCAACGGCATTTTCACCGTATGATTCAACAAGCTGAAGTTCCCAAGATTCGTTTCCACGATTTACGTCACACCCATGCAAGCATTATGTTACAGTTGGGCGAACATCCGAAAATCGTCAGCGAACGGTTAGGACACAGTAGAACCAGTATCACATTGGATATTTACAGCCATGTCATACCCAACCTTCAAGCTGAAGCGGCCAAAAAATTCGGAGACGCGATGAAGGGAAAAGACCAGAGAAAATCCAATGAATAA
- a CDS encoding MBL fold metallo-hydrolase, protein MLLQVETYPLGPVITNAYLVFDEPTKKGIVIDPGSEPEALLKRIKEMELEVEAILLTHAHFDHIGGLEKVRAQTKAPVYIHQEESEWLADPQRNGSSLFPGVATVVCNPAEHILQGGEILQLLGEQFEVIHTPGHSPGSISFVLEGMIFSGDVLFAGSIGRTDLPGGDYSTLMMSIHDVLMELPEETVVYSGHGPVTTIGREQESNPFVNGMMG, encoded by the coding sequence ATCTTGTTACAAGTGGAAACCTATCCCCTGGGGCCTGTTATAACCAATGCTTATCTCGTCTTTGATGAACCGACTAAAAAAGGCATCGTTATCGATCCGGGGAGCGAGCCGGAGGCGTTGTTGAAGCGAATAAAAGAAATGGAGTTAGAAGTAGAAGCGATTTTATTGACCCATGCTCATTTCGACCATATCGGTGGTTTGGAGAAGGTGCGAGCACAAACGAAAGCGCCGGTATATATCCACCAGGAAGAGAGTGAGTGGTTAGCGGATCCACAGCGAAACGGCTCCAGTTTGTTTCCGGGTGTTGCAACTGTGGTTTGTAATCCTGCTGAACATATCCTACAAGGGGGAGAGATTCTGCAACTGTTAGGAGAACAATTTGAGGTGATTCACACACCCGGCCATTCTCCCGGCAGTATCTCGTTTGTGTTGGAGGGAATGATTTTTAGCGGGGATGTTCTCTTCGCCGGTTCCATCGGCCGTACGGATTTACCAGGTGGCGATTATTCAACCTTGATGATGTCGATACATGACGTGTTGATGGAATTACCGGAGGAAACCGTTGTATATTCCGGCCACGGTCCCGTAACCACCATTGGACGTGAACAGGAGAGTAATCCTTTTGTGAATGGAATGATGGGGTGA
- a CDS encoding YhcN/YlaJ family sporulation lipoprotein has product MIFRVFTLICAVGLLFGCQPANKPPANESAPPRDEGRHVERVRQTAPDPTRKKTPQAVANRLVQIATRMPQVQNAAAVSAGGFTIVGLDLDPTLDRGRAGTVKYSVAEALKADPYGSNALVTADPDLVQRLRELADDARKGRPIAGLAEELADIAGRIVPQPTKQVPRKEERPSRVDQERQNQTRHPKPAR; this is encoded by the coding sequence ATGATTTTTCGTGTGTTCACCCTCATTTGCGCGGTTGGCCTCCTTTTTGGCTGCCAGCCTGCCAACAAGCCGCCTGCCAATGAATCAGCGCCTCCTAGAGATGAAGGACGCCATGTGGAGCGCGTACGCCAAACCGCACCAGATCCAACCCGCAAAAAAACACCCCAAGCCGTGGCGAATCGGTTGGTGCAAATCGCCACCCGCATGCCGCAAGTTCAAAATGCGGCTGCCGTATCTGCCGGTGGATTTACCATCGTCGGCCTTGATTTAGACCCCACGCTAGATCGGGGCAGGGCGGGAACGGTAAAATATTCTGTTGCCGAAGCGCTTAAAGCAGATCCGTATGGAAGCAACGCCTTGGTTACCGCCGATCCTGATCTTGTCCAGCGACTGCGGGAGTTGGCTGACGATGCACGTAAAGGGCGACCCATCGCAGGCTTGGCGGAGGAGTTGGCCGATATTGCCGGTCGCATTGTTCCACAACCGACCAAACAAGTTCCACGCAAAGAGGAGCGCCCCTCACGTGTAGATCAAGAGCGACAAAATCAGACCCGTCATCCCAAACCGGCACGGTAA
- a CDS encoding DUF2197 domain-containing protein, with protein sequence MNTTCILCDQSFTPHPQQQKKLRKHPHRLFLCPDCHRRITERLRSNQPHQSKEE encoded by the coding sequence ATGAACACAACATGCATTTTATGCGACCAATCCTTTACCCCTCATCCTCAGCAACAAAAAAAGCTGCGAAAACATCCGCATCGACTTTTTCTATGTCCCGACTGTCACCGCCGGATTACAGAACGACTCCGCTCCAATCAGCCGCACCAATCAAAAGAAGAGTAA
- a CDS encoding YlaH-like family protein, with the protein MEAIHTFLRQTPWAGYLVILVLTAIVYKVAFARKLPILKAAVVYLVLALGCVLFWVMFMLGFPILEILLVTVLLIAVARIRMATGNRNAEDAKGKK; encoded by the coding sequence ATGGAAGCGATCCACACCTTTTTGCGTCAAACTCCCTGGGCTGGATATCTGGTCATTCTGGTGCTAACGGCAATCGTATATAAAGTAGCGTTTGCGCGCAAACTTCCGATTTTAAAAGCGGCGGTCGTCTACTTGGTATTGGCGCTGGGCTGTGTCTTATTTTGGGTGATGTTTATGTTGGGTTTCCCCATCTTGGAGATCTTATTGGTCACAGTTCTGCTGATTGCAGTTGCCCGTATCCGAATGGCGACGGGAAACAGGAATGCGGAGGATGCAAAAGGAAAAAAATGA